One Candidatus Devosia phytovorans genomic window carries:
- a CDS encoding ABC transporter ATP-binding protein translates to MTVMTKGEQKLKAQVAVSVQNVNMTFDGFHAVDSASFELKQGRFLTILGPSGSGKTTLLRMIAGFQKPTAGEIFINGAPVGAAPPHKRSIGMVFQKLALFPHMTAAENVAFPLKMRRFDATTIPERVKRYLDLVQLGPYADRRVHQLSGGQQQRVAIARALVFEPDLLLLDEPLAALDRKLREEMQLEFRRIQRELGVTTINVTHDQREALVVSDDVVVMDKGRIQQMASPTETYRTPANAFVAGFIGVTNFLNGKVTSVNGSEITFAAGERDFIGHWGAVAGAPTTSATVVGALRAEQVRMAATADELAGCRTVLSAKVSDAIFEGERTVYEVTVGMDGNIVRVFDHDPAAHKQFGLGEAVSIGWNPQDVLIYPN, encoded by the coding sequence ATGACTGTTATGACCAAAGGCGAGCAAAAGCTGAAGGCTCAGGTGGCCGTTTCCGTGCAGAACGTCAACATGACTTTCGATGGTTTCCACGCCGTGGATTCCGCTTCATTTGAGCTCAAACAGGGTCGTTTCCTGACCATTCTCGGCCCGTCCGGCTCCGGCAAGACCACTTTGCTGCGCATGATCGCCGGGTTCCAGAAGCCGACCGCGGGTGAGATCTTCATCAATGGTGCGCCGGTCGGCGCCGCGCCGCCGCACAAGCGGTCCATTGGCATGGTGTTCCAGAAGCTGGCGCTATTCCCGCATATGACTGCGGCCGAAAATGTCGCCTTCCCGCTCAAGATGCGGCGCTTCGATGCGACCACCATTCCCGAGCGTGTGAAGCGCTATCTCGACCTGGTTCAACTGGGTCCCTATGCGGACCGCCGTGTACACCAGCTTTCGGGTGGGCAGCAACAGCGCGTCGCAATTGCCCGTGCGCTGGTGTTCGAGCCGGACCTGTTGCTGCTCGATGAGCCGCTGGCGGCGCTCGATCGCAAGCTGCGCGAGGAGATGCAGCTTGAATTCCGCCGCATCCAGCGCGAGCTGGGCGTGACCACGATCAACGTTACCCATGACCAACGCGAGGCGCTTGTCGTCTCCGACGACGTTGTGGTGATGGACAAAGGTCGCATCCAGCAGATGGCATCGCCCACTGAAACTTATCGCACGCCGGCCAATGCCTTCGTGGCAGGGTTTATCGGCGTCACCAATTTCCTCAATGGGAAGGTCACGTCAGTCAACGGCAGCGAGATTACCTTCGCCGCAGGTGAAAGAGATTTTATCGGACATTGGGGTGCTGTCGCTGGCGCCCCGACGACGTCCGCCACGGTGGTTGGGGCATTGCGGGCCGAACAGGTCCGCATGGCCGCCACGGCGGATGAACTGGCGGGGTGCCGCACGGTACTTTCCGCAAAAGTCAGCGACGCCATCTTCGAAGGGGAGCGGACGGTGTATGAAGTCACTGTCGGCATGGATGGCAATATCGTCAGGGTCTTCGACCATGACCCTGCCGCACACAAGCAGTTCGGCCTCGGCGAAGCCGTTTCCATCGGCTGGAACCCACAGGACGTGCTGATCTACCCAAATTAG
- a CDS encoding PotD/PotF family extracellular solute-binding protein, translated as MTKTKSTYALTRRRFLGSAAALGGLAATGWTGKAFAQKPEKPAEIIVRAWGGSWVAALQAGVSDPFTAATGIAVRHDLTEDNEIQPKVWAAVAQGRVPPIHINWDTTTNATKSALRGVTEDLSDLSNLANTTELAKPVGLEGYPIVNTYGYVYVLAYRPEAFPEGAPTSLQVLLDPRFKGRIALYNDGIGFHFPAQVAGGGKLEDIPANMEPAWEFIRKVKEQQPLLGEDPDFTTWFQNGEIDLAVTISTNAREAKKNGIDIAWVVPEEGAKFDTDGLWIPKGLPENELYWAKQYINFALTQEAQQVWLDGLGLPGVIPGLTPPADLVGDPSYPTTEEDFTHLIRISSQIQVENESTWFGEFKAIMQG; from the coding sequence ATGACCAAGACGAAATCGACTTATGCGCTGACGCGCCGCCGCTTCCTGGGTAGCGCTGCTGCCCTCGGCGGCTTGGCTGCCACCGGCTGGACTGGGAAGGCCTTTGCCCAGAAACCCGAAAAGCCGGCTGAAATCATCGTGCGTGCCTGGGGTGGATCGTGGGTTGCGGCGCTGCAGGCCGGCGTTTCTGACCCCTTCACCGCGGCCACCGGCATTGCCGTGCGGCATGACCTGACCGAAGACAATGAAATCCAGCCCAAGGTCTGGGCTGCCGTCGCCCAGGGTCGCGTGCCGCCGATCCACATCAACTGGGACACCACCACCAATGCCACCAAGTCGGCACTGCGTGGCGTCACCGAGGACCTCTCGGACCTCTCGAACCTGGCCAATACGACCGAGCTGGCCAAGCCGGTTGGCCTCGAGGGCTATCCGATCGTCAATACCTACGGGTATGTTTACGTGCTGGCCTATCGTCCCGAAGCCTTCCCCGAAGGTGCACCGACCTCGCTGCAGGTACTGCTCGATCCCAGGTTCAAGGGCCGTATCGCGCTCTATAATGACGGCATTGGCTTCCACTTCCCGGCCCAGGTTGCCGGTGGCGGCAAGCTTGAAGACATTCCGGCCAATATGGAGCCGGCCTGGGAGTTTATCCGCAAGGTCAAGGAGCAGCAGCCGCTGCTGGGTGAAGATCCCGATTTCACCACCTGGTTCCAGAATGGCGAAATCGATCTGGCCGTGACCATTTCGACCAATGCGCGCGAAGCCAAGAAGAACGGCATCGACATCGCCTGGGTCGTGCCGGAAGAAGGCGCCAAGTTCGACACCGACGGGTTGTGGATTCCCAAGGGCCTGCCCGAGAACGAGCTCTACTGGGCCAAGCAGTATATCAACTTCGCTTTGACCCAGGAGGCGCAGCAGGTCTGGCTGGATGGCCTCGGCCTGCCGGGCGTCATCCCAGGCCTGACCCCGCCTGCCGATCTGGTGGGCGATCCGTCCTATCCGACGACAGAAGAGGATTTTACGCACCTGATCCGCATTTCGTCGCAGATCCAGGTCGAGAACGAGAGCACCTGGTTCGGCGAGTTCAAGGCCATCATGCAGGGCTAA
- a CDS encoding ABC transporter permease, with product MSSSKQAYPFRWRVMDAIEAIAAALWPARFGKALPYLMLAPAILLVLLLVIGMVQIADSSLHVLDRSTFLPSPDYTLSNYQTALGQPLYWMIIWRSLLGATVVTLLSLIFAFPYAYLMVRTPNAMLRKVLLIALFLPFFIGQVVRAYGWLIILGNQGVMNEMLGWIGVSPQRLLFNYPAVLFGLVQYMLPFAVLMLAPAITAIPEEIESAASSLGANWWKTFTHVILPMSKPGLVGAGLVVLTLSLTDFAMPAVLGGGSQDFIANAIYDQFFRTSDQGMGAALTLLLVGVGSLVVGLIFTVFGAGTLAMGRDKK from the coding sequence ATGTCATCGTCCAAGCAAGCCTATCCATTCCGCTGGCGCGTCATGGATGCCATCGAAGCCATCGCCGCCGCGCTGTGGCCGGCTCGCTTCGGCAAGGCGCTGCCCTATCTGATGCTCGCGCCGGCCATATTGCTCGTGCTGCTGCTGGTCATCGGCATGGTGCAGATCGCGGATTCAAGCCTGCATGTTCTGGATCGCTCGACCTTCCTGCCGTCGCCTGACTATACGCTTTCAAACTACCAGACGGCGCTGGGGCAACCGCTTTACTGGATGATCATCTGGCGCAGCCTCTTGGGCGCGACCGTGGTCACGCTGCTGTCGCTGATCTTTGCCTTTCCCTATGCCTACCTCATGGTGCGCACGCCCAATGCCATGCTGCGCAAGGTGCTGCTCATTGCGCTGTTCCTGCCGTTTTTCATCGGCCAGGTGGTACGCGCCTATGGCTGGCTGATCATCCTTGGCAACCAGGGTGTGATGAACGAAATGCTGGGTTGGATCGGCGTGTCGCCGCAGCGCCTGCTGTTCAACTATCCGGCGGTGCTGTTTGGGCTCGTGCAGTACATGCTGCCCTTTGCCGTGCTGATGCTGGCGCCGGCCATCACGGCCATTCCCGAAGAGATCGAGTCTGCCGCGAGTTCGCTGGGCGCCAATTGGTGGAAGACCTTCACCCATGTGATCCTGCCCATGTCCAAGCCGGGCCTAGTCGGGGCAGGACTGGTGGTGCTCACCTTGTCATTGACCGATTTTGCGATGCCGGCGGTACTGGGTGGCGGCTCGCAGGATTTCATCGCCAATGCCATCTATGATCAGTTCTTCCGCACGTCCGACCAAGGCATGGGCGCCGCGCTGACGCTACTGCTCGTCGGTGTCGGTTCGCTGGTCGTCGGACTTATCTTCACGGTATTCGGCGCCGGAACGCTCGCCATGGGGAGGGACAAGAAATGA
- a CDS encoding ABC transporter permease, producing MTSPLSKTIVIWIMVGLVLLTLSAPTIVVLGASFTSGNIITFPPDGFSLQWYGKIASDNGLRGAFMRSLAVAAICTLVAIPVGTLAGIALAKYAIKFERSLQIYLLLPFTIPLIGSGIGLMLFFGQMGMLGQIWPIGIACCVINLPFMIWAVTASAASLDPDLELAAANCGAPPIATFLHVTLPAVMPGVISGSLLMFILALNEFLVSLLLTDARTVTLPVQIYNSIRSIITPDLAAISVVFIACAALVIAVLDRLVGLDIFLKSK from the coding sequence ATGACCTCACCACTGAGCAAGACCATCGTTATCTGGATCATGGTTGGCCTTGTGCTGCTGACCCTCTCGGCACCAACCATTGTCGTGCTGGGTGCAAGCTTCACCTCGGGCAATATCATCACCTTTCCACCCGATGGTTTCTCGCTGCAATGGTATGGCAAGATCGCCAGCGACAATGGTTTGCGCGGCGCCTTCATGCGTTCGCTGGCGGTGGCGGCGATCTGCACTCTGGTGGCAATACCGGTCGGCACGCTGGCCGGCATTGCGCTGGCCAAGTATGCCATCAAGTTCGAACGCAGCCTGCAGATCTACCTGCTGCTGCCCTTCACCATCCCGCTGATCGGTTCGGGCATCGGGCTCATGCTGTTCTTCGGGCAGATGGGCATGCTGGGACAGATCTGGCCGATCGGCATTGCCTGCTGCGTCATCAACCTGCCTTTCATGATCTGGGCCGTGACCGCCAGCGCGGCAAGCCTTGATCCGGACCTCGAACTGGCCGCCGCCAATTGCGGGGCACCGCCGATTGCCACCTTCCTGCACGTGACGCTGCCGGCGGTGATGCCGGGGGTGATCAGCGGATCGCTGTTGATGTTCATCCTGGCGCTCAACGAATTCCTGGTCAGCCTGCTACTAACCGATGCTCGCACCGTTACCCTGCCGGTGCAGATCTACAATTCGATCCGTTCGATCATCACGCCAGATCTGGCCGCCATTTCCGTTGTGTTCATCGCGTGCGCGGCGCTTGTCATCGCCGTGCTGGACCGGCTGGTTGGCCTCGACATCTTCCTCAAATCCAAGTGA
- the hisD gene encoding histidinol dehydrogenase, which translates to MTNVSFHTYAELDAEQRAALLRRSETDLSGVIEKVKPIIEAVRTEGDEALVRFARDFDRSEGVHKGNLKVTEAEFDAAFKLVDAEVIEAIKFGTDNIRSFHEEQKPETMWMKEIRPGAFAGDRFTPIQSVALYVPRGKGSFPSVTMMTSGPAMVAGVPNVAIITPPAPDGTVDAATLVAARLAGVETVYKVGGAQAVAAVAYGTDTIRPALKIVGPGSPWVVAAKRLLAGVLDTGLPAGPSEAVIFADDTVNGSLAALDLLIEAEHGPDSSAYLVTHSRRVAEEALAALPGFWAKMTEQRVGFSTTVLTGKNGGVVLTESVEQSYDFINAYAPEHLEILSTEPYDHLGRITEASEILLGQYTPCSIGNFGLGPNAVLPTSRWARTYGPLSVTDFVKRSSIGYVTAAGFPLLAGHAHKLALYEGFSSHAIAVSDERYKHVR; encoded by the coding sequence ATGACCAATGTTTCCTTCCACACCTATGCCGAGCTCGACGCGGAGCAGCGCGCTGCCCTGCTGCGCCGGTCGGAAACCGATCTTTCGGGTGTCATCGAGAAGGTGAAGCCGATCATCGAAGCGGTGCGGACCGAAGGCGACGAGGCGCTGGTGCGTTTCGCCCGCGACTTCGATCGTTCCGAGGGCGTGCACAAGGGCAATCTCAAGGTGACCGAGGCCGAGTTCGACGCAGCTTTCAAGCTGGTCGACGCCGAGGTGATCGAGGCGATCAAATTCGGCACCGACAATATCCGCAGCTTCCACGAGGAGCAGAAGCCCGAGACCATGTGGATGAAGGAGATCCGTCCCGGCGCCTTTGCCGGTGATCGCTTCACGCCCATCCAGTCGGTGGCGCTTTATGTGCCGCGCGGCAAGGGGTCGTTTCCCTCGGTCACCATGATGACCTCGGGGCCGGCCATGGTGGCTGGGGTTCCCAATGTTGCCATCATCACCCCGCCGGCGCCGGATGGCACGGTGGATGCGGCAACGCTGGTGGCGGCGCGTCTCGCCGGCGTCGAGACGGTCTACAAGGTCGGCGGTGCGCAGGCTGTCGCGGCCGTTGCCTATGGCACCGACACGATCAGGCCGGCCCTCAAGATCGTCGGTCCAGGCAGCCCGTGGGTTGTGGCGGCCAAGCGGTTGCTGGCCGGTGTGCTCGATACCGGCCTGCCGGCGGGGCCGTCGGAAGCGGTGATCTTTGCCGATGATACGGTCAACGGCAGCCTGGCGGCGCTGGACCTGCTGATTGAAGCTGAACACGGTCCGGATTCATCGGCATATCTGGTGACGCACAGCCGTCGCGTTGCCGAGGAAGCGCTGGCCGCCTTGCCGGGTTTCTGGGCGAAGATGACCGAACAGCGGGTCGGCTTCTCGACCACGGTGCTCACCGGCAAGAATGGCGGCGTGGTGCTGACGGAGTCGGTGGAACAGAGCTACGACTTCATCAATGCCTATGCGCCGGAGCATCTGGAGATCCTCTCGACCGAGCCCTATGACCATCTCGGCCGCATCACCGAGGCGTCGGAAATCCTCCTGGGTCAGTACACACCGTGCTCGATCGGCAATTTCGGGCTTGGTCCCAATGCGGTGTTGCCGACCAGCCGCTGGGCCCGCACCTATGGCCCGTTGTCAGTGACGGATTTCGTCAAGCGCAGTTCCATTGGCTATGTCACCGCCGCAGGCTTCCCGCTGCTGGCCGGCCATGCGCACAAGCTGGCGCTCTATGAAGGTTTTTCGTCGCACGCGATTGCGGTGTCGGACGAACGTTACAAGCACGTGCGGTAA
- a CDS encoding alcohol dehydrogenase catalytic domain-containing protein, whose translation MKAVRLHGVRDLRFEEVDAPPSPGPGEILLDVEAAGICGSDLHNFSTGQWISRSPSIAGHEFCGRVAAVGQGVSGFARGDAVVADSRYWCGECENCRAGDRNACVSLGFVGEVCDGGFAEQVLLPARLVLRRPDDLPANLAAMSEPLAVALHALGKLAVEPGAPVLVVGCGTIGGLCALALSRRHDRPILLADRNFERAAAVAEATSGRVVALDKQAIADALDGEAIRFAIDATGSIAALQQTIELMGANSRLVLVGISHGKLDLDPNVLVEREIALLGSHAFKDELPDAIAMAGELSDVLPQFINGTVRLEEVPDAFQRLLTGQAKGLKTIIEIA comes from the coding sequence ATGAAAGCCGTTCGCCTGCATGGAGTTCGCGACCTGCGCTTCGAAGAGGTCGATGCGCCGCCGTCGCCCGGTCCGGGCGAGATCCTGCTCGACGTCGAGGCCGCGGGGATTTGCGGCTCCGATCTGCATAATTTCTCCACCGGTCAGTGGATCAGCCGCTCGCCGTCGATAGCTGGCCATGAGTTCTGCGGCCGCGTGGCAGCGGTAGGGCAGGGCGTATCGGGCTTTGCGCGCGGCGATGCAGTGGTCGCCGATTCCCGCTACTGGTGCGGAGAATGCGAGAATTGCCGGGCCGGCGATCGCAATGCCTGCGTTTCGCTCGGTTTCGTCGGCGAGGTCTGCGATGGCGGCTTTGCCGAACAGGTCTTGTTGCCGGCAAGGCTAGTGCTGAGGCGTCCCGATGATCTCCCGGCCAATCTGGCCGCAATGTCGGAGCCTTTGGCCGTGGCGCTGCATGCGCTGGGCAAGCTAGCGGTCGAGCCCGGTGCGCCGGTGCTGGTCGTCGGCTGCGGCACGATCGGTGGACTCTGCGCGCTGGCCTTGTCGCGGCGGCATGATAGGCCGATCCTGCTCGCTGACCGCAATTTTGAACGCGCGGCCGCCGTTGCCGAGGCGACGTCGGGTCGGGTGGTGGCACTCGACAAGCAGGCCATCGCCGATGCGCTGGATGGCGAGGCCATTCGCTTTGCCATTGATGCGACCGGTAGCATTGCTGCGCTGCAGCAGACCATCGAACTCATGGGGGCCAATTCGCGGCTGGTTCTCGTGGGCATAAGTCATGGCAAGCTCGATCTCGATCCCAATGTTCTGGTCGAGCGGGAGATTGCGCTTTTGGGGTCGCATGCCTTTAAGGACGAGCTGCCCGATGCCATCGCCATGGCCGGCGAATTGAGCGACGTGCTGCCGCAATTCATCAACGGGACGGTTCGTCTCGAAGAGGTGCCCGATGCCTTCCAGCGCCTGCTTACTGGGCAGGCGAAGGGCCTCAAGACCATTATCGAGATCGCGTAG
- a CDS encoding Gfo/Idh/MocA family oxidoreductase has translation MTTTKLKVLVVGLGQMGRSHAIAYHTHPGFEIVGLVNRSVPTLPEELSGYPVRNDFAAALAEFKPDVVSIATHTNTHADYAVAAMEAGAHVFVEKPLASTVEDARRVVAAAEANKRKLIIGYILRHHPSWTRLIEESRNLGGPYVFRMNLNQQSSGPAWDIHRSIMQTTSPIVDCGVHYVDVMCQITDAKPVEVRGMGVPLAKGLPQGMYNYGHFQVLFDDGSLGWYEAGWGPMMSETAFFVKDVISPNGSVSIVMDQGAASADINAHTQTSRILVHHAALDADNRPARKDDWLDMHGEPDHQGLCDREQDFVYRAIAEDIDLTRHMSDAVTSLNICIAADESVRTGLAVKL, from the coding sequence ATGACCACGACCAAACTCAAAGTCCTGGTGGTTGGGCTTGGCCAGATGGGCCGCAGCCATGCGATAGCCTACCACACTCATCCCGGCTTCGAGATCGTCGGCCTGGTCAATCGCTCTGTGCCAACACTGCCTGAGGAGCTGTCCGGCTATCCGGTCCGTAACGACTTCGCTGCGGCACTGGCCGAATTCAAGCCGGACGTGGTGTCCATCGCGACGCATACCAATACTCACGCGGACTATGCCGTGGCCGCCATGGAAGCTGGCGCCCATGTCTTCGTCGAAAAGCCTTTGGCATCCACGGTGGAAGACGCACGGCGCGTTGTCGCTGCCGCCGAAGCCAACAAGCGCAAGCTGATCATTGGCTACATCCTGCGCCACCACCCGTCCTGGACGCGGCTCATCGAGGAATCGCGCAACCTGGGTGGCCCCTATGTTTTCCGCATGAACCTCAATCAGCAGTCGAGCGGACCGGCCTGGGACATTCACCGCTCGATCATGCAGACCACTTCGCCCATCGTCGATTGCGGCGTGCACTATGTCGACGTCATGTGCCAGATCACCGACGCCAAGCCGGTGGAAGTGCGTGGCATGGGCGTGCCGCTCGCCAAGGGCCTGCCGCAGGGCATGTATAACTACGGCCATTTCCAGGTGCTCTTCGACGACGGAAGCCTGGGCTGGTACGAGGCAGGTTGGGGCCCGATGATGTCGGAGACCGCCTTCTTCGTGAAGGACGTGATCTCGCCAAACGGCTCGGTGTCCATCGTCATGGACCAAGGCGCGGCCTCGGCCGATATCAACGCCCACACCCAGACCTCGCGCATCTTGGTACATCACGCCGCACTCGATGCCGACAACAGGCCGGCCCGCAAGGACGACTGGCTCGACATGCACGGCGAACCCGATCACCAGGGCCTTTGCGATCGCGAGCAGGACTTCGTCTACCGCGCCATCGCCGAGGATATCGACCTGACGCGGCACATGAGCGACGCCGTGACCTCGCTCAACATCTGCATTGCTGCCGATGAAAGCGTACGCACCGGCCTCGCCGTAAAACTCTAG
- a CDS encoding GMC oxidoreductase codes for MRQESTDVVIVGSGPTGSAYARIIRRDWPEARILMVEAGPQILPQKGAHLDNVADLDERATLEILAQGGDRSPRMSISKEEWEARRAGGFDASLLRRSGLFIANDGDPSDSLFAGFSAANVGGMGTKWSTGTPTPSQAERVPFIPAAELEAALGVAGGLLGVHKDVRGPDAVAVALREKLGAVFNPGRSADRQVQPMPMAATPGDSGPRWHGTDVILGDMVDEPEDSFRIVAETACRRIIHENGRAIGVELATPGSDETWRVMAGAIVVACDALHTPQLLHASGIRPAALGRYINDHYIVSQIAEMQTDVPMKAMSWIPATNELPFSVTIAPASLHTMPKSAELGGQPIGMGVFCPADIDENNQVTFDDNRLDWRGLPAISIRWKQSEGDLKRLEWAKDTALKVAEVIGRPAPGFATFVQPIGSSLHYQGTVRMGETDDGTSVCDRNSRVWGFDNLYVAGNGVIPTVTATNPTLYSVALATFGASQIAAARRTA; via the coding sequence ATGCGCCAAGAGTCCACCGATGTCGTGATCGTCGGGAGCGGTCCCACGGGAAGCGCCTATGCGCGCATCATCCGGCGCGACTGGCCCGAAGCGCGCATCCTGATGGTGGAAGCCGGCCCGCAGATCCTGCCGCAAAAGGGCGCCCACCTCGACAATGTCGCCGACCTCGACGAGCGCGCAACGCTGGAAATCCTGGCGCAGGGCGGCGACCGCAGCCCGCGCATGTCGATCAGCAAGGAAGAATGGGAAGCCCGCCGCGCCGGCGGGTTCGACGCTTCCCTGCTGCGCCGTTCCGGCCTGTTCATTGCCAATGATGGCGATCCGTCGGACAGCCTTTTCGCCGGTTTCTCGGCTGCCAATGTGGGCGGCATGGGGACCAAGTGGTCGACCGGCACCCCGACGCCGTCGCAGGCTGAGCGCGTGCCCTTCATTCCGGCCGCAGAACTGGAAGCGGCGCTTGGCGTCGCGGGCGGTCTGCTCGGCGTGCACAAGGACGTGCGTGGTCCCGATGCAGTCGCCGTGGCGCTGCGCGAGAAGCTTGGTGCCGTGTTCAATCCCGGCCGCAGCGCCGACCGGCAGGTGCAGCCCATGCCCATGGCGGCAACGCCGGGCGACAGCGGCCCGCGCTGGCATGGCACCGACGTCATCCTTGGCGACATGGTGGACGAGCCCGAAGACAGCTTCCGCATCGTGGCTGAAACCGCCTGCCGCCGGATCATCCACGAGAACGGCCGTGCCATTGGTGTGGAACTGGCGACACCCGGCTCGGACGAGACTTGGCGGGTGATGGCGGGTGCTATCGTGGTCGCCTGCGATGCGCTGCACACGCCGCAATTGCTGCATGCCTCGGGCATTCGCCCCGCTGCACTCGGCCGCTATATCAACGACCACTATATTGTTTCCCAGATTGCCGAGATGCAGACTGACGTGCCGATGAAGGCGATGAGCTGGATTCCGGCGACCAATGAGCTGCCCTTCTCTGTGACCATCGCGCCGGCGAGTCTCCACACCATGCCCAAGTCGGCCGAGCTGGGCGGCCAGCCGATCGGCATGGGCGTCTTCTGTCCCGCCGATATCGACGAAAACAATCAGGTCACCTTCGACGACAACCGTCTTGACTGGCGTGGCCTGCCCGCCATTTCAATCAGGTGGAAACAGTCCGAAGGCGATCTCAAGCGCCTCGAATGGGCCAAGGATACGGCGCTCAAGGTGGCCGAAGTGATCGGGCGCCCTGCCCCGGGTTTTGCCACCTTCGTCCAGCCCATCGGCAGTTCCCTGCACTATCAGGGCACGGTGCGCATGGGTGAGACGGACGACGGCACCAGCGTCTGCGATCGCAACAGCCGCGTCTGGGGCTTCGACAATCTTTATGTGGCCGGCAATGGCGTTATTCCGACGGTGACAGCCACCAACCCGACCCTATATTCGGTAGCCCTTGCCACCTTTGGCGCCAGCCAGATTGCCGCGGCCCGCCGCACCGCCTGA
- a CDS encoding sugar phosphate isomerase/epimerase, with amino-acid sequence MKLGLSSYSFRPILADGSLTIEGLFDWLKAQGAEHLEIATFSFAEAGKEKGYDLSVEHEAIARIEAAVARTGVPVSGLCMAASFISPGERQGQIDMVKRHVDLCKRLGAPFLRHDVVPWAYRLTDTAEFELEFPGIVSACREIAEYGATQGVVTSVEDHGFFMNSSERIRRLLHAVDHPNFRLTVDVGNFLCVDDEPHVATKACLPYASFVHVKDFYVRGFEPGPGWLETYGGQYIRGSIFGFGDLDTHALLESVVASGYDGFVSLEYEGGEPSLQGCEIGLNNLRRMLDEVRG; translated from the coding sequence ATGAAACTGGGCCTATCCTCCTACAGCTTCCGACCCATCCTGGCCGATGGCAGCCTGACGATCGAAGGCCTGTTCGACTGGCTCAAGGCACAGGGCGCAGAGCATCTGGAAATCGCGACCTTTTCCTTTGCCGAGGCCGGCAAGGAGAAGGGCTATGACCTCTCGGTCGAGCACGAAGCCATCGCACGGATCGAGGCTGCCGTCGCGAGGACCGGCGTTCCAGTTTCGGGTCTCTGCATGGCGGCAAGCTTCATCTCGCCCGGCGAGCGGCAAGGCCAGATCGACATGGTCAAGCGGCATGTCGATCTCTGCAAGCGGCTTGGGGCACCCTTTTTGCGCCACGACGTCGTGCCCTGGGCCTATCGGTTGACCGACACCGCAGAGTTCGAGCTTGAGTTTCCCGGTATCGTCAGCGCGTGTCGCGAGATCGCCGAATATGGCGCGACGCAGGGCGTTGTGACCAGCGTCGAGGACCACGGCTTCTTCATGAATTCAAGTGAGCGCATCCGCCGCCTGCTGCATGCCGTTGATCATCCCAATTTCCGCCTGACGGTGGATGTGGGCAATTTTCTCTGCGTCGATGACGAACCGCATGTGGCGACCAAGGCCTGCCTGCCCTATGCCAGCTTCGTGCATGTGAAGGATTTTTACGTGCGCGGCTTCGAGCCAGGCCCGGGCTGGCTCGAAACCTATGGCGGTCAATATATCCGCGGCTCGATCTTCGGCTTCGGTGATCTCGATACGCATGCTTTGCTCGAAAGCGTGGTCGCCTCGGGCTATGACGGCTTCGTCTCGCTGGAATACGAGGGCGGCGAGCCCTCGCTCCAGGGTTGCGAGATTGGGTTGAACAACCTGCGCCGGATGCTGGATGAAGTCAGAGGCTGA
- a CDS encoding sugar phosphate isomerase/epimerase: MTDSRPMARTSLKWSMIEDDLSIADKFKLVADLGFDGVELDAPNDLPLDAVLAARDAAGIAIPGVINSAHWKTPLTDPDPAVRGACVEATIIALQQAKAYGADTVLLVPGVVKGETSYAAAWDRAVEGIDRILPHAEEIGVSLALENVWNDFLLSPLEAAHLIDGFDSPRLGWYFDIGNVMRYGRPSDWIEALGPRILKLDAKEYSLSKMNAEGPWKGFDVELGEGDIDWAGVNLALGKIGYSGWVSVEVPGGDRQRLADIKQRLDRIVSL, encoded by the coding sequence ATGACCGATTCCCGCCCTATGGCCAGGACCAGCCTTAAATGGTCGATGATCGAAGATGACCTTTCCATTGCCGACAAGTTCAAGCTGGTTGCCGACCTCGGCTTCGATGGCGTCGAACTGGACGCTCCCAATGATCTGCCGCTCGACGCAGTGCTGGCGGCGCGCGATGCGGCGGGTATCGCCATTCCCGGCGTCATCAATTCGGCCCACTGGAAGACGCCGCTGACCGACCCCGATCCCGCCGTGCGCGGGGCCTGTGTCGAAGCAACGATCATCGCGCTGCAGCAGGCCAAGGCCTATGGCGCCGATACCGTACTGCTGGTCCCGGGCGTGGTGAAGGGCGAGACCAGCTATGCCGCCGCCTGGGACCGGGCGGTTGAGGGCATCGACCGCATTCTGCCGCATGCCGAGGAAATCGGGGTTTCGCTGGCGCTCGAAAATGTCTGGAATGACTTCCTGCTCAGCCCGCTCGAAGCGGCGCATCTGATCGACGGCTTCGATAGCCCGCGTCTCGGCTGGTATTTCGACATCGGCAATGTGATGCGCTACGGCCGGCCGAGCGACTGGATCGAAGCGCTCGGACCGCGCATCCTCAAGCTCGACGCCAAGGAATATAGCCTCAGCAAGATGAATGCCGAAGGCCCTTGGAAGGGCTTCGACGTCGAGTTGGGCGAAGGCGATATCGACTGGGCTGGAGTTAATCTGGCCTTGGGCAAGATCGGTTATTCGGGCTGGGTATCAGTCGAGGTGCCGGGCGGAGATCGCCAGCGCCTCGCCGATATCAAACAGCGGCTGGACCGGATCGTCAGCCTCTGA